One genomic region from Yarrowia lipolytica chromosome 1C, complete sequence encodes:
- a CDS encoding uncharacterized protein (Compare to YALI0C10945g, similar to CA0697|CaVTC4 Candida albicans CaVTC4 putative polyphosphate synthetase), translating into MKFGEQLKQSLIKDYYYCYIDYDGLKEALYKGIAKGAEWDDEKEKNFLQQLEGELDKVFTFQKVKAAEIARRIKESEVEVEDVVRRLDSANPPVEQDFLDLQDLLSDIIADVHDLAQYTRLNYTGFQKIIKKHDKHTKWPVKPIFSARLNARPFFKDNYDALVVKLSKLYDLVRTRGNPVKGDSAAGGGQQNFVRQTTKYWVHPDNITELKLVILKHLPVLVFNASKEFETEDSAITSIYYDNRPLDLYKGRLEKTEGAEAIRLRWYGGMKSDQIFVERKTHREDWTGEKSVKARFNLKEKHVNDFMAGDYTVPQAFEKMRKDGKKSLKEIESLEALAREVQYRVIKDKMRPVVRSFYNRTAFQLPGDARVRISLDTELTMVREDNFDGQNRTNGNWRRMDIGVDWPFNQLPEKDVLRFPYAVLEVKLQTQLGQEPPAWVRELVSSHLVEAVPKFSKFIHGCATLLPDMVDLIPFWLPQMDVDIRKPATTFQGIERAQVASGSSVSGSDELDDLDDLDDNEGNYLDEEERAGGADGHVSFNGNGAVASSSNGTASSSAAANTSPNATENTPLLGSGSGHTGGDNALLKSLKNASDWFKDTFIAGKDDFSKVPPGTVFDTRVVVPAGKRISVPVRVEPKVYFANERTFLSWIEIGILLGAIAGTLLNYGDRLAIQAAFGFFISAVITILYSIGMYLWRVYNIRRKRAIRYDDQIGPTAICIVLALAIGANFVARLTH; encoded by the coding sequence ATGAAGTTCGGAGAACAGCTCAAGCAGAGCCTGATCAAGGACTACTACTACTGCTACATTGACTACGACGggctcaaggaggctctgtACAAGGGCATTGCCAAGGGCGCCGAATgggacgacgagaaggagaagaacttcctgcagcagctcgaagGAGAGCTCGACAAGGTGTTCACGTTCcagaaggtcaaggccgCGGAGATTGCCCGACGAATCAAGGAGTCGGAGGTTGAGGTCGAAGATGTGGTCCGACGTCTGGACTCAGCCAACCCCCCCGTGGAGCAGGACTTCCTGGACCTGCAGGACCTGTTGTCCGACATCATCGCCGACGTCCACGACCTCGCCCAGTACACCCGACTCAACTACACGGGTTTCCAGaagatcatcaagaagcACGACAAACACACAAAGTGGCCGGTGAAGCCCATCTTCTCTGCCCGACTCAACGCCCGACCCTTCTTCAAGGACAACTACGACGCCCTGGTGGTAAAGCTGTCCAAGCTGTACGACCTGGTCCGAACCCGAGGAAACCCCGTCAAGGGAGACTCGGCCGCCGGAGGAGGCCAGCAGAACTTTGTGCGTCAGACCACAAAGTACTGGGTCCACCCCGACAACATCACCGAGCTCAAGCTGGTTATCCTCAAACATCTGCCGGTGCTGGTCTTCAACGCCtccaaggagtttgagacCGAGGACTCTGCCATCACCTCCATTTACTACGACAACCGACCTCTTGATCTGTACAAGGGCCGTCTGGAGAAGACCGAGGGTGCCGAGGCCATTCGTCTGCGATGGTACGGAGGCATGAAGTCCGACCAGATCTTTGTCGAGCGAAAAACACATCGAGAGGACTGGACCGGAGAAAAGTCCGTCAAGGCCCGattcaacctcaaggaaAAACACGTCAACGACTTCATGGCCGGAGACTACACCGTGCCCCAGGCGTTTGAGAAGATGCGAAAGGACGGCAAGAAGAGTCTCAAGGAAATCGAGTCgctggaggctctggctcGAGAGGTGCAATACCGAgtcatcaaggacaagatgCGACCTGTCGTTCGATCCTTCTACAATCGAACCGCCTTCCAGCTGCCGGGAGACGCTCGAGTCCGAATCTCTCTGGATACTGAGCTCACCATGGTCCGAGAAGACAACTTTGACGGCCAGAACCGAACCAACGGCAACTGGCGACGAATGGACATTGGTGTCGACTGGCCCTTCAACCAACTCCCTGAGAAGGACGTGCTTCGATTCCCCTACGCTGTGCTCGAAGTCAAGCTGCAGACTCAGCTTGGCCAAGAGCCTCCCGCTTGGGTTCGAGAGCTTGTATCCTCGCATCTTGTCGAGGCCGTACCAAAGTTCTCCAAGTTCATCCACGGTTGTGCCACTCTGCTTCCCGACATGGTTGATCTGATTCCCTTCTGGCTTCCCCAGATGGATGTCGACATTCGAAAGCCCGCCACCACCTTCCAGGGTATCGAACGAGCCCAGGTGGCTTCTGGCtcgtctgtttctggatcCGACGAGCTCGATGATCTTGATGATCTCGACGACAACGAGGGCAACTACCtagatgaagaggagcgagctggaggagccgaTGGCCACGTTTCTTTCAACGGAAACGGCGCTGTGGCCTCTAGTTCCAACGGcactgcttcttcttctgccgcTGCTAACACCTCTCCTAACGCTACGGAGAACACGCCCCTCCTGGGTTCTGGATCCGGACACACTGGTGGAGACAATGCTCTTCTCAAGTCGCTCAAGAATGCCAGCGACTGGTTCAAGGACACCTTCATCGCTGGCAAGGACGACTTCTCCAAGGTGCCTCCCGGAACCGTGTTTGACACCCGAGTCGTGGTTCCTGCCGGAAAGCGGATCTCCGTGCCCGTGCGAGTCGAGCCCAAGGTCTACTTTGCCAACGAGCGAACCTTCCTGTCGTGGATCGAGATTGGCATTCTTCTGGGAGCCATTGCCGGCACCCTGCTCAACTACGGAGACCGTCTGGCCATCCAGGCCGCCTTTGGTTTCTTCATTTCGGCCGTCATCACCATTCTCTACTCCATTGGCATGTACCTGTGGCGAGTTTACAACATTCGACGGAAGCGAGCCATCCGGTACGACGACCAGATCGGCCCCACTGCCATTTGTATTGTCTTGGCCCTGGCCATTGGCGCCAACTTTGTTGCTCGACTGACTCATTAG
- a CDS encoding uncharacterized protein (Compare to YALI0C10967g, similar to uniprot|P39073 Saccharomyces cerevisiae YPL042c SSN3 cyclin-dependent CTD kinase) produces MSNYRRGVGSYSRMLGGGTNPFAAYTARKAKTKKRVLDKYEIIGYIAAGTYGRVYKARSKDPGDTNQYAIKKFKADKEGEMVHYAGISQSACREVALCAELDNRNITKLVETILEDTCIYMVFEYAEHDLLQIIHYHSHPERKPIPEYTLKSILWQLLNGVSYLHQNWVLHRDLKPANTMVTSDGVLKIGDLGLARLFSNPLQSLYSGDKVVVTIWYRAPELLLGARHYSPAVDLWAVGCIFAELLALRPIFKGEEAKMDNKTNVPFQRNQMQKIIEILGSPQEDDWPSLSKFPEYESLKQMKTFPPNLEAWYQSIGGTNQKGFQLLSRLLEYDPAKRLTANDALLHPYFTEAPKVSQNVFERQEYKYPPRRISCEDSDIKTMTYQGTKRGSQGGDNLHPRKKQK; encoded by the coding sequence ATGTCCAACTACCGACGAGGCGTGGGCAGCTACTCACGGATGCTAGGCGGAGGCACCAACCCGTTTGCCGCGTACACTGCCCGCAAGGCCAAAACCAAGAAGCGCGTACtcgacaagtacgagaTCATCGGCTACATTGCGGCAGGCACCTACGGACGTGTCTACAAGGCCCGAAGCAAGGATCCCGGTGACACCAACCAGtacgccatcaagaagtTCAAGGCGGACAAGGAAGGCGAAATGGTGCACTACGCGGGCATCTCTCAGTCGGCATGTCGAGAGGTGGCTCTGTGTGCCGAGCTGGACAACAgaaacatcaccaagctgGTGGAAACCATCCTGGAAGACACGTGTATCTACATGGTGTTTGAATATGCAGAACACGACCTGCTGCAGATTATTCATTATCACAGCCATCCCGAGAGGAAGCCCATTCCTGAATACACCCTCAAGTCGATTCTATGGCAGCTTCTCAACGGAGTCTCCTATCTGCATCAAAACTGGGTCCTGCATCGAGATCTCAAGCCGGCCAACACCATGGTGACGAGCGACGGAGTGCTCAAAATCGGAGACCTGGGCCTGGCCCGCCTGTTTTCCAACCCCCTGCAATCGCTGTACTCGGGAgacaaggtggtggtcACCATTTGGTACAGAGCTCCTGAGCTGCTTCTAGGAGCCCGACACTACTCGCCAGCAGTCGACCTATGGGCTGTGGGCTGCATATTTGCCGAGCTCCTGGCTCTCAGACCTATTTTCAAGGgagaggaggccaagatgGACAACAAGACCAATGTGCCCTTCCAGCGAAACCAGATGCAGAAAATCATTGAGATTCTGGGATCTCCCCAGGAAGATGATTGGCCAAGTCTGAGCAAGTTCCCCGAGTACGAGTCGCTCAAGCAGATGAAGACCTTCCCTCCCAATCTCGAAGCCTGGTACCAGAGTATCGGAGGTACCAACCAGAAGGGCTTCCAGCTCTTGTCGCGACTGTTGGAGTACGACCCAGCCAAGCGTCTTACCGCTAACGACGCCCTCTTGCATCCCTACTTTACTGAGGCTCCCAAGGTGAGTCAAAACGTCTTTGAGCGAcaggagtacaagtatccGCCTCGGAGGATCTCGTGCGAGGATAGCGACATTAAGACCATGACGTACCAGGGAACCAAGCGGGGTagtcaaggaggagacaaCTTGCATCCTagaaagaagcagaagtAG
- a CDS encoding uncharacterized protein (Compare to YALI0C10989g, similar to Saccharomyces cerevisiae EPT1 (YHR123W) and CPT1 (YNL130C); ancestral locus Anc_2.138, similar to uniprot|P17898 Saccharomyces cerevisiae YNL130C Diacylglycerol cholinephosphotransferase) — protein MGVFIKQEQLPALKKYKYSAEDHSFISNNILRPFWRQFVKIFPLWMAPNMVTLLGFFFVIVNFITMLIVDPTHDREPPRWVYLTYALGLFLYQTFDACDGSHARRTGQSGPLGELFDHCVDAMNTSLILTVVVSTTHMGYNMKLLIVQIAALGNFYLSTWETYHTGTLYLSGFSGPVEGILILVALFVLTFFTGPNVYALTVYEALPESITSLLPASFLDVTITQIYIGFGVLGMVFNIYGACGNVIKYYNNKGKSALPAILGIAPFGIFYVGVFAWAHVAPLLLSKYAIVYLFAIGAAFAMQVGQMILAHLVLAPFPHWNVLLFFPFVGLAVHYIAPVFGWDADIVSVNTLFTCFGATLSIYAFFVLEIIDEITNYLDIWCLRIKYPQEKKTE, from the exons ATGGGCGTATTCATTAAACAGGAGCAGCTTCcggctctcaagaagtacaa GTACTCCGCCGAGGATCACTCgttcatctccaacaacatTCTGCGCCCCTTCTGGCGACAGTTTGTCAAAATCTTCCCTCTGTGGATGGCCCCCAACATGGTGACTCTGttgggcttcttctttgtcATTGTGAACTTCATCACCATGCTCATTGTTGATCCCACCCACGACCGCGAGCCTCCCAGATGGGTCTACCTCACCTACGCTCTGGGTCTGTTCCTTTACCAGACATTTGATGCCTGTGACGGATCCCATGCCCGACGAACTGGCCAGAGTGGACCCCTTGGAGAGCTGTTTGACCACTGTGTCGACGCCATGAATACCTCTCTGATTCTCACGGTGGTGGTGTCCACCACCCATATGGGATATAACATGAAGCTGCTGATTGTGCAGATTGCCGCTCTCGGAAACTTCTACCTGTCGACCTGGGAGACCTACCATACCGGAACTCTGTACCTTTCTGGCTTCTCTGGTCCTGTTGAAGGTATCTTGATTCTGGTGGCTCTTTTCGTCCTCACCTTCTTCACTGGTCCCAACGTGTACGCTCTGACCGTCTACGAGGCTCTTCCCGAATCCATCACTTCGCTGCTGCCTGCCAGCTTCCTGGacgtcaccatcacccaGATCTACATTGGATTCGGAGTGCTGGGCATGGTGTTCAACATCTACGGCGCCTGCGGAAACGTGATCAAGTactacaacaacaagggCAAGAGCGCTCTCCCCGCCATTCTCGGAATCGCCCCCTTTGGCATCTTCTACGTCGGCGTCTTTGCCTGGGCCCATGTTGCTCCTCTGCTTCTCTCCAAGTACGCCATCGTCTATCTGTTTGCCATTGGGGCTGCCTTTGCCATGCAAGTCGGCCAGATGATTCTTGCCCATCTCGTGCTTGCTCCCTTCCCCCACTGGAACGtgctgctcttcttcccctTTGTGGGACTGGCAGTGCACTACATTGCACCCGTGTTTGGCTGGGACGCCGATATCGTGTCGGTTAACACTCTCTTCACCTGTTTTGGCGCCACCCTCTCCATTTACGCCTTCTTTGTGCTTGAGATCATCGACGAGATCACCAACTACCTCGATATCTGGTGTCTGCGAATCAAGTACCctcaggagaagaagactgaGTAA
- a CDS encoding uncharacterized protein (Compare to YALI0C11011g, similar to Saccharomyces cerevisiae TOM22 (YNL131W); ancestral locus Anc_2.137, similar to uniprot|P49334 Saccharomyces cerevisiae YNL131w TOM22 mitochondrial outer membrane import receptor complex subunit), with protein sequence MVTLTAINDENDQKLFDEQVAAAAAAEAAEQEYSDVGSDDEDAEEDEDDEFDIDETIYERVVALKDIVPPQHRVFASKAASTIYDWASAGFSFGGKAIYIITSSSLLLGVPLALSIMSEQQLNETEAEMKLAQGSNDIVAPGATTAVAPAATA encoded by the coding sequence atggtCACTCTTACGGCTATCAACGACGAAAACGACCAGAAGCTCTTTGACGAGcaggttgctgctgctgccgccgccgAGGCCGCCGAGCAGGAGTACTCGGACGTTGGatctgacgacgaggatgctgaggaggatgaggatgatgagTTTGACATTGATGAGACCATCTACGAGCGAGTggttgctctcaaggacattgtTCCCCCTCAGCATCGAGTTTTTGCCTCCAAGGCCGCCTCCACCATCTACGACTGGGCCTCTGCTGGCTTTTCTTTCGGCGGTAAGGCCATCTACATCAtcacctcttcttctctgttGCTTGGTGTTCCTCTGGCTCTGTCCATCATGtccgagcagcagctcaacgagACGGAGGCCGAGATGAAGCTGGCTCAGGGCTCTAACGACATTGTTGCCCCCGGTGCTACCACTGCCGTGGCCCCCGCTGCCACCGCTTAA
- a CDS encoding uncharacterized protein (Compare to YALI0C11033g, some similarities with uniprot|P53916 Saccharomyces cerevisiae YNL128w TEP1, similar to Saccharomyces cerevisiae TEP1 (YNL128W); ancestral locus Anc_2.141) encodes MVAQLVSYYLRAAVASPKLLYDHGMPNGEVLDMAYLTDELLISAGPTNDYRRSFYRPATAELKQYLDSNHKDGWLVYNFRAEPSGYEDSDLDNRVVHLPFRDHTPPPFFYIPLFIESIRDHVGGANPAKRTPPSTPPRAPSSDSVDTDTSTRPLAPSQSSLLEGISSDPSLVPTTDVSSLQLWERSDSGRSHSSGSDDTSLASQMSVNSQMSQVSQASSQSQISRISGSLQSSIGSTVSAPRVAVLHCKAGKGRSGLMGCAFLVAERGWSVKNAADSFTRVRMRPGFGEGVSIQSQKRYLNYTYDWAQVIARQYRDIKVDLDYIRVWKPQYSDIVITLSDYENDSDRAEYSPSAIPEVKKRYISSPEDLTNETDDYITFRPKETVSLTGDCRVKVKHVVANPFSLPLVDGQGDAWFNLFFETFRVREGAYDFHNTEGMFSVSWSHMDGFRGNFQKGMWLCERVEVGWRVAQSQEGTVQES; translated from the coding sequence ATGGTGGCGCAACTGGTCAGCTACTACTTGCGAGCCGCCGTGGCTTCGCCCAAGCTCCTCTACGATCATGGCATGCCCAACGGAGAGGTCCTGGACATGGCCTATCTCACCGACGAGCTTCTCATCAGTGCAGGCCCCACCAACGACTACCGACGCAGCTTCTACCGGCCCGCTACTGCGGAGCTCAAACAGTATCTGGATTCCAACCATAAGGACGGCTGGCTAGTGTACAACTTCCGAGCCGAGCCGTCGGGCTACGAGGACTCCGATCTCGACAATCGTGTCGTCCACTTGCCCTTCAGAGACCACACCCCTCCGCCCTTCTTTTACATTCCCCTGTTCATCGAGTCCATTCGAGACCACGTTGGCGGTGCCAACCCAGCCAAGCGAACACCTCCAAGCACACCCCCTCGGGCCCCGTCCAGTGACTCCGTGGACACAGATACCTCCACACGCCCCTTGGCCCCTTCCCAGTCGTCACTTCTCGAGGGGATTTCCTCGGACCCTTCTCTGGTCCCCACCACAGACGTGTCGTCGCTTCAGCTGTGGGAACGCAGCGACTCGGGACGGTCCCACTCTTCGGGATCGGACGACACCAGCCTGGCATCTCAGATGTCGGTTAACTCACAGATGTCGCAGGTTAGTCAGGCGTCGTCCCAGTCCCAGATCAGCCGCATCTCGGGCTCTCTGCAAAGCTCCATCGGGTCCACCGTCTCTGCACCAAGAGTGGCAGTTCTTCACTGTAAGGCGGGCAAGGGACGATCGGGGCTCATGGGATGCGCCTTTTTGGTGGCTGAGCGGGGCTGGTCTGTCAAGAACGCCGCCGACAGCTTCACTCGGGTGCGGATGAGACCTGGGTTTGGCGAAGGGGTCTCTATTCAGAGCCAAAAGCGCTACCTCAATTACACCTACGACTGGGCTCAGGTGATTGCTCGTCAGTACAGGGATATCAAGGTCGACCTGGACTACATTCGGGTGTGGAAGCCCCAGTATTCGGACATTGTCATCACCCTATCCGACTACGAGAACGATAGTGACCGGGCCGAGTACTCTCCCTCTGCCATTCCCGAGGTCAAGAAACGATACATCTCCAGCCCGGAGGACCTCACGAACGAGACGGACGACTACATTACCTTCCGGCCCAAGGAGACTGTGTCACTAACAGGTGACTGTCGAGTCAAGGTCAAACATGTCGTGGCCAATCCGTTTAGCCTTCCTCTTGTGGATGGCCAAGGCGATGCTTGGTTCAACCTCTTTTTTGAGACCTTTCGAGTTCGGGAGGGTGCGTATGACTTCCACAACACCGAGGGCATGTTTTCCGTATCGTGGAGTCACATGGATGGGTTCCGGGGCAATTTCCAGAAGGGAATGTGGCTCTGTGAACGGGTGGAGGTCGGGTGGAGGGTCGCCCAGTCCCAGGAGGGCACCGTCCAAGAATCATAG
- a CDS encoding uncharacterized protein (Compare to YALI0C11055g, similar to uniprot|P38828 Saccharomyces cerevisiae YHR121w, similar to Saccharomyces cerevisiae LSM12 (YHR121W); ancestral locus Anc_2.142) — MTTTIDWTIGHKIRVTTTALTEVTGSVYCYDPLSQTVTLEESPQKFRIVRTPLIKSVVVLEKPKSTPGSTPTAAAATSAPAAKPKNSWSEIARAKKDAPPAVSTQAFETNSPVGFVDLDAVKRREGDVVNQEMRKQANKGVGVTEQGQEIYDAIAKTLPCRWDGKSILAVEEVQIDPPYNTLSCKANKPNSQALAHVKKIIEATWKKIDERAKGG, encoded by the coding sequence CCGCGCTCACCGAGGTGACGGGATCGGTGTACTGCTACGACCCGCTTTCGCAGACGGTGACCCTGGAGGAGTCCCCCCAAAAGTTCCGGATCGTCCGAACCCCTTTGATCAAGTCGGTTgtggtgctggagaaaCCCAAGTCTACCCCCGGATCGACCCCGaccgctgctgccgccaCCTCTGCCCCCGCtgccaagcccaagaacTCGTGGTCTGAAATTGCCCGGGCTAAAAAGGACGCTCCCCCAGCCGTGTCCACCCAGGCGTTCGAGACCAACTCGCCGGTGGGATTCGTCGACCTGGACGCCGTCAAAAGACGAGAGGGCGACGTGGTGAACCAGGAGATGCGAAAACAGGCCAACAAGGGCGTGGGCGTGACCGAGCAGGGCCAGGAAATCTACGACGCCATTGCAAAGACCCTGCCGTGCCGATGGGACGGAAAATCCATCCTCGCAGTCGAAGAGGTCCAGATTGACCCCCCCTACAACACCCTGAGCTGCAAGGCCAACAAACCCAACTCCCAGGCCCTAGCCCATGTCAAGAAAATCATTGAGGCTACgtggaagaagattgaCGAACGAGCAAAGGGCGGCTAA